A portion of the Punica granatum isolate Tunisia-2019 chromosome 7, ASM765513v2, whole genome shotgun sequence genome contains these proteins:
- the LOC116214657 gene encoding fimbrin-1-like, with product MSNFVGVIVSDPGLQSQFTQVELRSLKSRYTSLKNQPGKVTVGDLPPVFVKLKAFNEMFTEDEVRGILMDSNSDFSTAIDFEGFLKIYLRMHARATSKLGGSKNSSSFLKATTTTLLHTISESEKGSYVAHINRYLRDDPFLKQFLPIDPASNDLFNLAKDGVLLCKLINVAVPGTIDDRAINTKRVLNLWERNENHTLCLNSAKAIGCTVVNIGTQDLVEGRPHLVLGLISQIIKIQLLADLNLKKTPQLVELVDDSKDVEELMGLAPEKVLLKWMNFHLKKAGYKKTVNNFSSDVKDGEAYAYLLNVLAPEHCNPATLDTKDLIERAKLVLDHAEKMDCKRYLTPKDIVEGSSNLNLAFVAQIFHQRNGLSTDSKKISFAEMMTDDILTSREERCFRLWINSLGIDSYVNNVFEDVRNGWILLEVLDKVFPGSVNWKHASKPPIKMPFRKVENCNQVIRIGKLLKFSLVNVGGNDIVQGNKKLILAFLWQLMRFNMLQLLKNLRFRSRGKEITDVDILNWANKKVKSTGRTSHIESFKDKSLSSGLFFLELLSAVEPRVVNWNLVTKGESDDEKKLNATYIVSVARKLGCSIFLLPEDIMEVNQKMILTLMASIMYWSLQQQVEEEAGNSSPAPSCDTMTSTITTSEPSSTSSVNDEDEISSISGDVSSLTIDDSVCGDISSLAIDDNASDSTVSSHLENDEDPQVVNE from the exons ATGTCGAACTTTGTCGGTGTCATTGTATCTGATCCCGGGCTACAGAGCCAATTCACCCAGGTCGAACTTCGCAGCCTCAAATCCAGA TATACATCGCTCAAGAACCAACCCGGGAAAGTGACTGTTGGAGATCTGCCGCCAGTATTTGTGAAACTGAAAGCTTTCAATGAGATGTTCACTGAGGACGAAGTAAGGGGAATCTTGATGGACTCGAATTCCGACTTTAGCACCGCAATCGACTTTGAAGGCTTCCTGAAA ATTTATTTGAGAATGCATGCTCGAGCTACGTCAAAATTGGGTGGTTCAAAGAACTCTTCATCCTTTCTCAAGGCGACAACGACGACGCTCCTGCACACGATTAGTGAATCTGAAAAGGGCTCTTATGTTGCTCATATAAACAGATACTTGAGAGATGACCCGTTCTTGAAGCAATTTCTTCCTATAGACCCTGCTTCAAATGATCTGTTTAATCTAGCCAAAGATGGAGTTCTTCTATG CAAGCTTATCAATGTCGCGGTTCCGGGGACTATAGATGACCGTGCTATCAACACCAAGCGGGTGCTTAATCTGTGGGAGAGGAATGAAAATCATACCCTTTGTCTCAATTCTGCAAAGGCTATTGGCTGTACAGTGGTGAACATAGGCACACAAGACTTGGTTGAAGGAAGG CCTCATCTGGTGCTTGGGCTGATTTCTCAAATTATAAAG ATTCAATTGTTGGCGGATCTTAACCTAAAGAAGACACCTCAACTTGTTGAATTGGTAGATGATAGCAAG GATGTTGAAGAGCTTATGGGTTTAGCCCCCGAGAAGGTTTTACTAAAATGGATGAATTTCCATCTTAAGAAGGCAGGGTACAAGAAAACAGtcaataatttttcttctgACGTGAAG GATGGAGAGGCATATGCGTACCTGCTCAATGTGCTTGCACCAGAGCATTGCAACCCCGCCACCCTAGACACTAAGGATCTAATTGAAAGGGCAAAATTAGTACTTGATCATGCTGAGAAGATGGATTGCAAACGATACTTGACTCCTAAAGATATTGTTGAGGGCTCATCCAATTTGAATCTTGCTTTTGTTGCTCAAATATTTCACCAAAG GAATGGCCTGTCAACAGACAGCAAGAAGATTTCCTTTGCTGAGATGATGACAGATGATATTCTGACATCTAGAGAAGAAAGATGCTTTCGGCTTTGGATCAACAGTCTGGGAATTGATAGTTATGTCAATAATGTGTTTGAGGATGTCAGGAACGG ATGGATACTCCTGGAAGTGCTTGACAAGGTTTTTCCTGGATCAGTAAACTGGAAGCACGCATCAAAACCTCCTATAAAGATGCCTTTTAGAAAAGTCGAGAATTGCAATCAAGTCATAAGGATTGGAAAGCTGCTGAAGTTTTCCCTCGTAAATGTGGGTGGAAATGATATAGTGCAAGGAAACAAGAAGCTTATACTTG CTTTCTTATGGCAATTGATGAGATTTAATATGCTTCAACTTCTGAAGAACCTGAGATTCCGCTCACGTGGAAAGGAAATAACTGATGTGGATATCCTGAACTGGGCAAATAAGAAAGTGAAAAGCACAGGAAGAACTTCTCATATAGAGAGCTTCAAG GATAAGAGTCTCTCAAGTGGGTTATTCTTCCTTGAGCTTCTTAGCGCAGTGGAGCCTAGAGTTGTCAATTGGAATCTTGTTACCAAGGGTGAAAGTG ATGATGAAAAGAAGTTGAATGCCACATACATAGTCAGTGTTGCACGAAAGCTCGGGTGCTCCATCTTCTTGTTACCTGAGGACATCATGGAG GTGAACCAGAAGATGATCCTTACTTTGATGGCAAGCATCATGTACTGGAGTCTCCAACAGCAagtggaagaagaagctgggAACTCATCCCCGGCCCCTTCTTGTGACACGATGACAAGTACCATCACTACTTCCGAACCATCCTCAACCTCTTCTGTAAACGACGAAGACGAGATCTCATCGATCAGCGGTGATGTTTCGAGCTTGACGATCGATGATAGTGTTTGCGGTGATATCTCGAGCCTGGCCATCGATGACAATGCTTCTGACTCCACTGTGTCTTCGCACCTAGAGAATGATGAGGACCCTCAGGTTGTGAATGAATAG
- the LOC116213819 gene encoding SWI/SNF-related matrix-associated actin-dependent regulator of chromatin subfamily D member 1-like isoform X2 — protein MATDQEISQALQAVLRESAGPKTTFSDVVQQLQSKLGGLDLSHKLDFIRSQIQLLFQPPPPQQHQQQKDHHHPFALPQQNPSYHHNPSPSAFHSFPPAHVPVPHPVPVSLPPQQPASLAPGKPDSHFVNLSLPEPAKESAQVKGKRKGGAGGLNKLCSVSPELQAIVGQPAMPRTEIVKQLWAYIRKNNLQDPNNKRKIICNDELRIVFETDCTDMFKMNKLLAKHISPLEPTKSQLKKQKVGAESTDDPSVQISEALASFFGVSEREMPRSDITKRIWEYINVNQLQDPRTMMILCDAKLQEIFGCESIRALDIPGVLGRHLVGRT, from the exons ATGGCGACGGACCAAGAGATATCGCAGGCGCTGCAGGCGGTGCTGAGGGAGTCGGCTGGGCCGAAGACGACCTTCAGCGACGTCGTACAGCAGCTCCAGTCCAAGCTCGGCGGCCTCGACCTCTCCCACAAGCTCGACTTCATCCGCTCCCAGATCCAGCTCCTCTTCCAGCCTCCTCCCCCTCAGCAGCATCAGCAGCAGAAGGACCACCACCACCCCTTCGCCCTCCCCCAACAAAACCCTAGTTACCACCACAACCCTTCTCCCTCCGCCTTCCACTCCTTCCCCCCCGCCCATGTCCCCGTCCCCCACCCCGTCCCCGTCTCCCTCCCTCCACAACAGCCAGCTTCCCTGGCCCCCGGCAAGCCCGATTCTCACTTTGTCAATCTCTCGCTCCCAGAGCCGGCCAAGGAGAG TGCCCAGGTGAAAGGTAAAAGGAAAGGTGGAGCTGGGGGGCTGAACAAACTGTGCAGTGTGTCGCCCGAACTGCAGGCCATTGTCGGACAGCCCGCAATGCCGAGGACTGAG ATTGTGAAGCAGCTGTGGGCATATATAAGGAAGAACAACCTCCAAGACCCTAACAACAAGAGGAAGATCATTTGCAATGATGAACTGCGTATAGTATTTGAAACGGACTGCACTGACATGTTCAAGATGAACAAGTTGCTAGCTAAACACATCAGCCCCCTTGAGCCTACGA AGTCTCaattgaagaagcagaaggtAGGTGCGGAATCTACAGATGATCCTTCTGTTCAAATATCTGAGGCACTTGCAAGTTTTTTTGGGGTTAGCGAGAGGGAGATGCCTCGTTCAGATATTACCAAGCGTATCTGGGAGTACATAAATGTGAATCAACTTCAG GATCCACGAACAATGATGATCCTCTGTGATGCAAAGCTGCAGGAGATTTTTGGATGTGAGAGCATTCGTGCTTTAGACATTCCAGGAGTTCTTGGGCGCCACCTAGTAGGAAGAACGTGA
- the LOC116213819 gene encoding SWI/SNF-related matrix-associated actin-dependent regulator of chromatin subfamily D member 1-like isoform X1, giving the protein MATDQEISQALQAVLRESAGPKTTFSDVVQQLQSKLGGLDLSHKLDFIRSQIQLLFQPPPPQQHQQQKDHHHPFALPQQNPSYHHNPSPSAFHSFPPAHVPVPHPVPVSLPPQQPASLAPGKPDSHFVNLSLPEPAKESAQVKGKRKGGAGGLNKLCSVSPELQAIVGQPAMPRTEIVKQLWAYIRKNNLQDPNNKRKIICNDELRIVFETDCTDMFKMNKLLAKHISPLEPTKESQLKKQKVGAESTDDPSVQISEALASFFGVSEREMPRSDITKRIWEYINVNQLQDPRTMMILCDAKLQEIFGCESIRALDIPGVLGRHLVGRT; this is encoded by the exons ATGGCGACGGACCAAGAGATATCGCAGGCGCTGCAGGCGGTGCTGAGGGAGTCGGCTGGGCCGAAGACGACCTTCAGCGACGTCGTACAGCAGCTCCAGTCCAAGCTCGGCGGCCTCGACCTCTCCCACAAGCTCGACTTCATCCGCTCCCAGATCCAGCTCCTCTTCCAGCCTCCTCCCCCTCAGCAGCATCAGCAGCAGAAGGACCACCACCACCCCTTCGCCCTCCCCCAACAAAACCCTAGTTACCACCACAACCCTTCTCCCTCCGCCTTCCACTCCTTCCCCCCCGCCCATGTCCCCGTCCCCCACCCCGTCCCCGTCTCCCTCCCTCCACAACAGCCAGCTTCCCTGGCCCCCGGCAAGCCCGATTCTCACTTTGTCAATCTCTCGCTCCCAGAGCCGGCCAAGGAGAG TGCCCAGGTGAAAGGTAAAAGGAAAGGTGGAGCTGGGGGGCTGAACAAACTGTGCAGTGTGTCGCCCGAACTGCAGGCCATTGTCGGACAGCCCGCAATGCCGAGGACTGAG ATTGTGAAGCAGCTGTGGGCATATATAAGGAAGAACAACCTCCAAGACCCTAACAACAAGAGGAAGATCATTTGCAATGATGAACTGCGTATAGTATTTGAAACGGACTGCACTGACATGTTCAAGATGAACAAGTTGCTAGCTAAACACATCAGCCCCCTTGAGCCTACGA AAGAGTCTCaattgaagaagcagaaggtAGGTGCGGAATCTACAGATGATCCTTCTGTTCAAATATCTGAGGCACTTGCAAGTTTTTTTGGGGTTAGCGAGAGGGAGATGCCTCGTTCAGATATTACCAAGCGTATCTGGGAGTACATAAATGTGAATCAACTTCAG GATCCACGAACAATGATGATCCTCTGTGATGCAAAGCTGCAGGAGATTTTTGGATGTGAGAGCATTCGTGCTTTAGACATTCCAGGAGTTCTTGGGCGCCACCTAGTAGGAAGAACGTGA